TTGCTGCGGATGTGCCTATTGAGTGATGGCAAGGCGGACGTTCAGCGTGTCCAGAACCTTGAACAGCGTGTCGATTCGTGGATTGCCCTTGCTGGAGAGAGCCCGATACAGGGCCTGTCGGCCCAAACCGGTTGCATCGGAAATGGAAGACATTCCCTTGGCGCGTGCGACGTTGCCCAGAGCTTTGGCAAAGTACTTGGGATCGTTTTCCGCCAGCGCCAGGTTGAGATATTCGATCAATGCCTCATCGCTGTCGAGGAAATCGATCACGTCGAATTTCTTGAGCTTCATAGTGCCTCCTCAGAGTTCAGCAGCCATTTGCTGGGCGAGTTTGATGTCCCGCTGCTGACTTGACTTGTCACCGCCACAAAGCAGGATCACTACTGC
The DNA window shown above is from Acidobacteriota bacterium and carries:
- a CDS encoding putative addiction module antidote protein codes for the protein MKLKKFDVIDFLDSDEALIEYLNLALAENDPKYFAKALGNVARAKGMSSISDATGLGRQALYRALSSKGNPRIDTLFKVLDTLNVRLAITQ